One part of the Saprospiraceae bacterium genome encodes these proteins:
- a CDS encoding amidohydrolase family protein, translated as MRLFFSFLVFISICPCLHAQITFPVNGVRNPVNQLILIKNAMLHPDTSNSSISGELLIRNGIIEEIGKIVHHPKEALEVDLQGMHVYPSFIEPLCDYGMPEAKRYVSNNATLSAKEGAFSWNEALRSETKASQLFNYKEEEANKYREAGYGIVQTHMPDGISRGSATVVSLNRANEHELILIPESAHVLSFNKGSSAQEYPGSLMGSIALLRQSYLDGQLYQTAIKKKEVNFSIEEWNRLQALPQIFIAGSPLDILRIHAIAKEFNIQYIIKTAGNEYQRATEMTSVGSPFIVPLRFPTAYNIEDPYENLQIDLADLKHWEMAASNLAILAKQGIPFLLTSQELKHRSELLTNVRLALKRGLTESQALHALTMGPARYLNIQDKAGTLGIGKFANFIVTDGLLFTEKTNIKENWIQGTRFNFTKQNPNSAIAGEYQMLLDSINYILTITTKIDFIDIKLKATDSSKVTFSGKVSDRYFSGKLNRGNPQGQILFSTYLAGQDWEGKAQLENGTWIPISFKRISFLNKDISKKDTSVLAKTDVIGDVIYPFIAYGWKQKPIAKNYLIKNATVWTNEKEGILLATDVLIKNGKIVDIGKNLKAKDVILIDATNKHLTAGIIDEHSHIAVHGGVNECTETSTAEVRIGDVINSEDINIYRQLAGGVTTSHILHGSCNAIGGQTALIKLRWGFTPEEMKYKNADGFIKFALGENVKRSGGNNNNRFPDTRMGVEQVYIDAFSRARDYDVLRKTKPLETRRNLELDALAEILNGKRFITCHSYVQSEINMLMKVAEQFNFKVNTFTHILEGYKVADKLKKHGAGAAGFSDWWAYKFEVYEAIPYNGAILHDQGVVTAFNSDDAEMARRLNQEAAKAVMYGNVPEEEALKFVTLNPAKLLHIEDRVGSVKIGKDADLVLWNDHPLSMKASADFTFIDGIKFFDKEEDQKLRSEIQLERNRILQKLIKYKTAGETTENFNSKPKKLYHCDSVGE; from the coding sequence ATGCGTTTGTTCTTCTCCTTTCTAGTATTCATTAGTATATGTCCTTGTTTGCATGCACAAATTACATTCCCTGTGAATGGTGTTAGAAATCCAGTAAATCAGCTGATTCTTATAAAAAATGCTATGCTGCATCCGGATACGAGTAATTCGTCTATTTCTGGAGAATTATTAATCCGAAATGGCATCATTGAAGAAATCGGAAAAATCGTTCATCATCCAAAAGAAGCATTGGAAGTGGATTTACAAGGCATGCATGTATATCCATCCTTTATCGAACCACTTTGTGATTATGGGATGCCTGAAGCAAAACGATACGTTTCGAATAATGCAACGCTCAGTGCTAAAGAGGGTGCGTTTTCATGGAATGAAGCACTCCGCTCAGAAACAAAAGCGAGTCAATTATTTAATTATAAAGAAGAAGAAGCAAACAAATATAGGGAAGCCGGTTATGGTATCGTACAAACCCATATGCCAGATGGAATTTCAAGGGGTTCAGCTACGGTTGTAAGTTTAAATCGTGCAAATGAACACGAGCTCATCTTGATCCCAGAGTCTGCCCATGTTTTAAGTTTTAATAAAGGAAGTTCAGCACAAGAGTATCCTGGTTCTTTAATGGGTTCGATTGCTTTATTGAGACAATCCTATCTGGATGGCCAATTATATCAAACAGCAATAAAGAAAAAGGAAGTTAATTTTTCTATTGAAGAATGGAATCGCTTACAAGCATTACCCCAAATATTTATAGCCGGATCACCGCTCGATATTTTACGAATTCATGCCATAGCTAAAGAATTTAATATTCAATATATCATAAAAACTGCGGGCAATGAATACCAACGAGCAACTGAAATGACCTCGGTAGGAAGCCCTTTTATTGTGCCTTTGCGCTTTCCAACGGCCTATAATATTGAAGATCCTTATGAAAATCTGCAAATTGATCTTGCGGATCTCAAACATTGGGAAATGGCAGCTTCAAACCTGGCAATACTCGCAAAACAAGGAATCCCTTTCCTCCTTACCAGCCAGGAACTTAAACATAGATCCGAATTACTAACAAACGTTCGTTTGGCATTGAAACGCGGTTTAACAGAATCTCAAGCATTGCATGCATTAACGATGGGACCGGCTCGCTATCTCAATATACAAGATAAAGCAGGAACTTTAGGAATTGGAAAATTTGCAAATTTTATTGTGACTGATGGATTGTTATTTACAGAAAAAACAAATATTAAAGAAAACTGGATCCAGGGTACACGATTTAATTTTACAAAACAAAATCCAAATTCTGCTATTGCCGGAGAATATCAAATGTTATTGGATAGTATAAATTATATTTTAACGATTACAACCAAAATTGATTTTATAGATATTAAACTAAAAGCTACAGATTCGTCAAAAGTAACGTTCAGTGGGAAAGTTTCAGATCGTTATTTTTCAGGAAAATTGAATCGTGGTAATCCTCAAGGTCAAATCCTCTTTTCAACTTATTTAGCAGGGCAAGATTGGGAAGGAAAAGCACAATTAGAAAATGGAACCTGGATTCCTATTTCCTTTAAGCGTATATCTTTCTTAAATAAAGACATATCGAAAAAAGATACTAGTGTACTTGCAAAAACGGATGTCATCGGAGATGTAATTTATCCATTCATTGCCTATGGTTGGAAACAAAAACCGATTGCCAAAAACTATTTAATTAAAAATGCTACCGTTTGGACAAATGAAAAAGAAGGAATTTTATTAGCAACGGATGTGCTGATTAAAAACGGTAAAATTGTTGATATTGGTAAAAATTTAAAAGCAAAAGATGTAATATTAATTGATGCTACAAATAAACATTTGACTGCTGGAATTATTGATGAGCATTCTCATATAGCTGTACATGGTGGTGTAAATGAATGTACTGAAACTTCCACTGCAGAAGTTCGTATCGGAGATGTCATTAATTCTGAAGATATTAATATCTATCGTCAACTAGCAGGTGGTGTAACAACTTCACATATTTTACATGGTTCCTGCAATGCAATTGGTGGTCAAACCGCTTTAATTAAGTTGCGATGGGGCTTTACTCCGGAAGAAATGAAATATAAAAATGCCGATGGATTTATAAAATTTGCGCTTGGAGAAAATGTAAAACGAAGTGGTGGTAACAACAATAATCGTTTTCCAGATACCAGAATGGGTGTAGAGCAAGTTTATATAGATGCTTTTTCGAGAGCTCGTGATTATGATGTGTTGAGAAAGACTAAACCACTTGAAACTCGCCGGAATTTAGAATTAGATGCGCTTGCTGAAATTCTAAATGGCAAACGCTTTATTACTTGTCATTCCTATGTGCAGTCCGAAATTAATATGCTGATGAAGGTCGCTGAACAATTCAATTTTAAAGTAAATACATTCACGCATATACTGGAAGGATATAAAGTAGCAGATAAATTAAAAAAACATGGTGCTGGTGCAGCAGGATTTTCAGATTGGTGGGCATATAAATTTGAAGTGTATGAAGCCATTCCATATAATGGTGCCATTTTACATGATCAAGGCGTCGTTACTGCCTTTAACTCCGATGATGCTGAAATGGCCAGGAGGCTCAATCAGGAAGCTGCAAAAGCGGTTATGTATGGAAATGTACCGGAAGAGGAAGCGCTTAAATTTGTAACTCTAAATCCGGCAAAATTATTACATATTGAAGATCGTGTCGGTAGTGTTAAAATAGGTAAAGATGCAGATCTGGTGCTTTGGAATGACCATCCATTATCCATGAAGGCTTCTGCAGATTTTACGTTTATTGATGGTATAAAATTCTTTGATAAAGAAGAAGATCAAAAACTTCGATCTGAAATTCAATTAGAACGCAATCGCATTCTTCAAAAATTGATCAAATATAAAACAGCAGGGGAGACTACTGAAAACTTTAACTCAAAACCAAAAAAATTATATCATTGTGATAGCGTTGGCGAGTGA
- a CDS encoding peroxidase, which translates to MNNSQISKAMQECISLIDQKRYLDAIHSLKLQIEHEPNAEMFALLGLTYFHNEQYPLAMEAYQKALDTDPSNIEWNQMLQKLRANALTEVNIPIPDVYHFEREKLLMKPIVGIGSIPIDPLPAHVANPRLKNIELFLGQASGSISTFFFELLVKTWGSLVGTSGKIWTNWYRRPLMLGILTLAYMREKLNKNNLKSTYPKGSLVGFQEAGQKPPEGVQYYRTADGSWNNLENPKEGAAGTRFARNIQIDAVIPETGSHLLTPNPREISLKLLSREGEMKEVPFLNMLAACWIQFQNADWINHGENNLNELIEVPLSENDPARKKFLQTKMFIPRTQADPTRMEGKEEVATSFINEVTHWWDGSQIYGSDQETVDRLRSGVDGKLNVNPDGTLPLDQKGIEQTGFVRNWWVGMTLLHTLFTREHNAICDHLKLHYADWDDTRIFNVARLINAATMAKIHSVEWTPAILANQGLDTALNANWYGILTNLFTKGKQLKTVSQINVRNPELGGVVGNPINKHGVHFAFTQEFVEVYRLHSLLPEKLQLKKFSTGEKIMDLPFPETRQSGAAKLTKQVPLVDLFYSFGNQHPGQLVLHNYPQFMQELSIPFNPVFDMGAVDIIRARERGVPRYNEFRRQLGLLPIKTFEDLTEDPKIIQELKDVYGPHSEAVELLDLLVGTLSEGHRPDGFGFGETMFQIFILNATRRLQSDRFYTDCYTEAYYTKEGMAWIDNSDLKTIILRHYPELANSGLGNIKNAFEPWDTDKNLNPSRHPLRAWDKTLKNGPWIGDAN; encoded by the coding sequence ATGAATAATTCTCAGATTTCAAAGGCTATGCAAGAATGCATCTCCTTAATAGACCAAAAAAGATATTTAGATGCAATTCATTCTTTAAAACTACAAATTGAACATGAGCCAAATGCTGAAATGTTTGCATTACTTGGATTAACATATTTTCACAATGAGCAGTATCCACTCGCAATGGAAGCATATCAAAAGGCATTGGATACGGATCCTTCAAATATAGAATGGAATCAAATGCTTCAAAAACTTAGAGCGAATGCCTTGACAGAAGTAAATATACCGATTCCGGATGTATATCATTTTGAACGTGAAAAACTTTTAATGAAACCCATTGTAGGTATTGGTTCTATTCCTATAGATCCATTGCCAGCGCATGTAGCAAATCCCCGCTTAAAAAACATAGAATTATTTTTAGGACAAGCAAGTGGATCTATTTCAACATTTTTCTTTGAACTTTTAGTTAAGACCTGGGGATCACTTGTAGGTACAAGCGGTAAAATCTGGACAAATTGGTATAGAAGACCTTTGATGTTAGGAATCTTAACGCTTGCTTATATGCGAGAAAAATTAAATAAAAATAATCTTAAATCTACCTATCCAAAAGGTAGCTTAGTAGGATTTCAAGAAGCTGGTCAAAAGCCTCCGGAAGGCGTACAATATTATCGAACCGCAGATGGCAGTTGGAATAACCTTGAAAATCCGAAGGAAGGCGCAGCTGGAACACGCTTTGCTAGAAACATTCAAATTGATGCTGTTATACCAGAAACAGGAAGTCATTTACTGACTCCAAATCCCAGGGAAATATCGCTTAAGTTATTGAGCCGCGAAGGGGAAATGAAAGAAGTTCCTTTTTTAAATATGCTTGCAGCTTGTTGGATACAATTCCAAAATGCAGATTGGATTAATCACGGTGAAAATAATTTAAATGAATTAATTGAAGTTCCACTTTCTGAAAATGACCCTGCAAGAAAAAAATTCCTTCAAACAAAAATGTTCATTCCGAGAACACAAGCGGATCCAACTCGTATGGAAGGTAAAGAAGAAGTTGCAACAAGTTTTATAAATGAAGTTACACATTGGTGGGATGGTTCACAAATTTATGGAAGCGATCAGGAGACTGTAGATCGACTTCGAAGCGGAGTTGATGGGAAACTGAATGTAAATCCGGATGGAACACTTCCATTAGACCAGAAAGGAATAGAGCAAACCGGGTTTGTAAGAAATTGGTGGGTTGGTATGACCTTACTTCATACCCTATTTACCAGAGAACATAATGCCATTTGTGATCACTTAAAATTGCATTATGCAGATTGGGATGATACCAGAATATTTAATGTTGCCAGATTAATAAATGCAGCCACTATGGCAAAAATTCATTCCGTCGAATGGACGCCTGCTATTCTTGCAAATCAAGGTTTAGATACGGCCCTAAATGCAAATTGGTATGGAATTCTTACAAATTTATTTACCAAAGGAAAACAATTAAAAACGGTTTCTCAAATAAATGTAAGAAATCCAGAATTAGGGGGCGTCGTTGGAAATCCGATTAATAAACATGGTGTTCATTTTGCATTCACGCAAGAATTTGTAGAGGTATATCGTTTACATTCTTTACTTCCAGAAAAACTACAACTTAAAAAATTCAGTACGGGAGAAAAAATAATGGATCTTCCCTTTCCGGAGACCCGACAGTCCGGTGCAGCTAAACTTACAAAACAGGTACCTTTAGTCGACCTATTTTATTCGTTTGGAAATCAACATCCCGGTCAATTAGTACTTCATAATTATCCTCAATTTATGCAGGAATTAAGCATACCCTTTAACCCCGTTTTTGATATGGGTGCGGTAGATATTATTCGAGCACGGGAACGCGGTGTACCCAGATATAATGAATTTAGAAGACAACTTGGCTTGTTACCAATTAAAACATTTGAAGACCTCACAGAAGATCCTAAAATTATTCAGGAATTAAAAGATGTTTATGGACCTCATTCAGAAGCTGTAGAATTATTAGACTTACTAGTTGGTACTTTAAGTGAAGGCCATAGACCGGATGGTTTCGGTTTTGGTGAAACCATGTTTCAAATTTTTATTTTGAATGCTACCAGACGCTTACAATCAGATAGATTTTATACAGATTGCTATACGGAAGCATATTATACAAAGGAAGGCATGGCTTGGATCGACAATTCCGATTTGAAAACTATCATCCTTAGACATTATCCAGAATTAGCGAATTCAGGTCTTGGAAATATCAAAAATGCATTTGAACCCTGGGATACAGATAAAAATTTAAATCCATCAAGACATCCATTACGAGCCTGGGATAAAACTTTAAAAAATGGACCTTGGATTGGGGATGCTAACTAA
- a CDS encoding helix-turn-helix transcriptional regulator: MIQDPPKRNIIQLVTHKSLNLNTIADYFQITRPAISQQIKILEECGLIHITKQGGERYCHAHLESLQLISTWIEQYKIFWNLKLDALEIHLTEK; the protein is encoded by the coding sequence ATGATACAAGATCCTCCTAAACGAAATATAATTCAACTAGTTACCCATAAATCGTTGAATTTGAATACTATAGCAGATTATTTTCAAATTACCAGACCAGCGATTTCTCAACAAATTAAAATTCTGGAAGAATGTGGTTTAATCCATATTACGAAGCAGGGTGGAGAACGGTATTGTCATGCACACTTAGAATCCCTTCAATTGATTTCAACATGGATAGAACAATACAAAATATTCTGGAACTTGAAATTAGATGCCCTTGAAATACATTTAACAGAAAAATAA
- a CDS encoding 2OG-Fe(II) oxygenase — MNDPFSILIDSFIENKVGLVENFISGSLATHLKVNLEELFSAQKFQLAGTGNALDITHNKLVRSDLIYWLDKTHNNAAEDAFFKLMEEFIRYLNSTCYTGITDYEFHYALYPMGTFYKKHRDQFQNNRSRQFSMIVYLNSNWKEEDGGELCIHHVNHLQRISPINRTAVFFKSSELEHEVLLTNVPRMSITGWLKTNV; from the coding sequence TTGAACGACCCCTTTAGTATTCTTATTGATAGTTTTATAGAAAACAAGGTAGGGCTCGTAGAAAATTTTATTAGTGGTTCTCTAGCAACTCATCTCAAAGTAAATTTAGAGGAATTATTTTCTGCCCAGAAGTTTCAATTGGCCGGAACCGGAAATGCATTAGATATAACGCATAATAAATTAGTGCGAAGTGATTTAATTTATTGGTTAGATAAGACACATAATAATGCAGCAGAGGATGCATTTTTCAAACTCATGGAAGAATTTATTAGATATTTAAATAGTACTTGTTATACTGGAATTACAGATTATGAATTTCATTATGCCTTGTATCCAATGGGGACATTTTATAAGAAGCATAGAGATCAATTTCAAAATAATAGGAGTCGACAATTCTCTATGATTGTGTATTTAAATTCAAATTGGAAGGAAGAGGATGGTGGAGAATTATGCATTCACCATGTAAATCATTTGCAACGAATTAGTCCAATCAATAGAACGGCAGTATTTTTTAAAAGCAGCGAATTGGAACATGAAGTTTTATTGACGAATGTTCCGAGAATGAGTATTACGGGTTGGTTAAAAACAAACGTTTAG
- a CDS encoding GNAT family N-acetyltransferase, whose amino-acid sequence MSWINPNTILKGELVELIPLEEKHFAELEILAREKSIWEFLPVDMSNRERCMAAFRNAISEREKGAQFPFVIFLNNENKIIGSTRLMNIEKAHRKLEIGWTWMHPNYWSTAINLECKLLLLTYCFEHLSTLRVQLKTSVENLRSRKAIEKIGGQFEGILRYDMIRDNGTKRNSVYYSIIEDEWDNAKKNLANLLKNKLTA is encoded by the coding sequence ATGAGTTGGATTAACCCTAATACAATTTTAAAAGGAGAATTAGTTGAACTCATCCCATTGGAAGAAAAACATTTTGCCGAATTAGAAATTCTGGCAAGAGAAAAAAGTATTTGGGAATTTCTTCCCGTAGACATGAGTAATAGGGAAAGGTGCATGGCCGCTTTTAGAAATGCCATCAGTGAAAGAGAAAAAGGGGCACAATTTCCATTCGTAATTTTTCTTAATAACGAAAATAAAATAATTGGTAGCACAAGACTTATGAATATTGAAAAAGCACATAGAAAATTAGAAATAGGTTGGACGTGGATGCATCCAAATTATTGGTCGACTGCAATAAATTTAGAATGTAAACTGTTATTGCTCACGTATTGTTTTGAGCATTTATCGACCCTACGAGTGCAACTAAAAACAAGTGTGGAAAATTTGCGCTCCAGAAAAGCAATTGAGAAGATTGGTGGTCAATTTGAAGGAATTCTAAGATATGACATGATAAGAGATAACGGAACAAAAAGAAACTCAGTCTATTATAGTATTATAGAAGATGAATGGGACAATGCAAAGAAAAATTTAGCTAATCTACTTAAAAATAAATTGACTGCATGA
- a CDS encoding catalase has translation MINNDNWKEEYLNEEGLFENGSPEKESIFFDQLAIDIRKIVNHYKNDNENISRRANHAQILIGITDAYFKILPTSVFPQDLSFGFLQPGKEYKCILRFSNASGELTQDDSKPDLRGLAIRIETASGNHDFLMTNAELHHAKDAREAMLAIKAGVEKDIIADLIPDRFPLEDQIAGFIGALPFLIKHLGLKTAWHIANTLKKQMNLKVESLSSETFWSRAPIAIGNMNKPENTIAVKYRLRPTKVKPAIEQLKLGEKDLATKFANELRVSDIKYIFEVQFFINNETTPIENATVSWGDDTSFIPVAELVIPQNSENKKNEVDSISFNPWNLDLTNFKPLGSMNRARKKVYEASLQERNKT, from the coding sequence ATGATTAACAACGATAATTGGAAAGAAGAATATTTAAACGAAGAAGGATTATTTGAAAATGGAAGTCCGGAAAAAGAATCTATTTTCTTTGACCAACTGGCAATTGACATTCGGAAAATAGTAAATCATTACAAAAATGACAATGAAAACATATCCAGAAGGGCAAATCATGCACAAATTTTGATCGGCATTACAGATGCTTATTTTAAGATACTTCCAACTTCTGTTTTCCCGCAAGATCTTTCCTTTGGTTTTTTGCAGCCAGGTAAAGAATATAAATGTATACTTCGTTTTTCAAATGCCAGTGGCGAGCTTACTCAAGATGATTCTAAACCCGATTTACGCGGACTCGCTATTCGTATTGAAACCGCTTCTGGCAATCATGATTTCCTGATGACAAATGCCGAACTTCACCATGCAAAAGATGCCAGAGAAGCTATGTTAGCGATCAAAGCCGGTGTAGAAAAAGATATAATAGCCGATTTAATTCCAGATCGATTTCCATTAGAAGATCAAATCGCAGGATTTATTGGAGCCCTCCCATTTTTAATAAAACATCTTGGATTAAAAACTGCTTGGCATATTGCAAATACACTTAAAAAACAAATGAACTTAAAAGTTGAAAGTTTGTCTTCCGAAACTTTTTGGAGCAGAGCTCCAATCGCTATTGGAAATATGAACAAACCAGAAAATACGATCGCTGTTAAATACCGCTTGCGACCGACCAAAGTAAAACCAGCTATTGAACAATTGAAATTAGGAGAAAAGGATTTAGCTACAAAATTTGCAAATGAACTGCGTGTTTCAGATATAAAATATATTTTTGAAGTCCAATTTTTTATTAATAATGAAACAACTCCTATAGAAAATGCCACCGTATCCTGGGGTGACGATACTAGTTTTATACCCGTGGCAGAATTAGTAATACCCCAAAATAGTGAAAACAAAAAAAATGAAGTAGATTCAATTTCATTTAATCCCTGGAATTTAGATTTAACAAATTTCAAACCTCTTGGAAGTATGAATCGCGCTCGTAAAAAAGTATATGAAGCAAGTCTTCAGGAGCGAAATAAAACATAA
- a CDS encoding PLP-dependent aminotransferase family protein — protein sequence MNKKELLYLQIANTIEHQIKNDVLKIGDKLPSLRTVALEKGVSLTTAQQSYFELESRGLVESRPQSGYYVSYAHKHFKNVPQTSQPIVAKVEDDTEEIIFTVSQNISKAKIELSTGVPAIELLPVAKMNKDIVNATRTLHGGGLNYDKYGNQNLKKQIAIRSLMWGGKLKAEDVITTSGSIDAISFCMLSLTQRGDTVVVESPVYFGILHLAKSLGLNVLELPTNPITGIKVDALKQALEKKKVKLCLLVSNFSNPLGSCMPDENKKAVVKLMEKHNVPLIEDDLFGDLYFGNHRPTCCKTYDESGIVLLCSSFSKTLAPGYRVGWMVPGRFKEKVARTKYYHSLYTASITHEAVGSFLENDRYENHLRKLRHTLHRNSLQFLRCISQYFPDDAKVTIPQGGLHLWVELNKKTDTVELYNTAMANGISIAPGRMFTLQNQYNNCLKLNCGLVWSDKVEGALKLLGKLAAN from the coding sequence ATGAATAAAAAGGAACTACTCTATTTGCAGATTGCAAATACTATTGAACATCAGATCAAAAATGATGTTTTAAAAATTGGAGATAAGCTCCCATCATTACGAACAGTTGCACTTGAAAAAGGTGTTAGCTTAACTACTGCTCAACAATCTTATTTTGAGTTAGAAAGTAGGGGTTTGGTTGAATCTCGTCCACAGTCGGGTTATTATGTTTCGTATGCTCACAAGCATTTTAAAAATGTTCCGCAAACCAGTCAGCCTATAGTTGCTAAAGTAGAAGATGATACCGAGGAAATTATTTTTACTGTTTCTCAAAATATTAGTAAAGCAAAAATTGAATTGTCGACTGGTGTTCCTGCTATTGAATTGCTGCCAGTGGCTAAAATGAACAAAGACATAGTGAATGCTACTCGTACTTTACATGGTGGTGGATTGAACTACGATAAATACGGTAATCAGAATTTAAAAAAACAGATTGCAATAAGGTCATTAATGTGGGGTGGAAAATTAAAAGCGGAAGATGTAATTACCACTTCAGGGAGCATTGATGCCATTTCCTTTTGTATGCTTTCGTTAACACAAAGAGGGGATACCGTTGTCGTTGAAAGTCCTGTGTACTTTGGGATTTTGCATTTGGCAAAAAGTCTTGGGTTGAATGTTTTAGAATTACCTACCAACCCAATTACAGGCATTAAAGTAGACGCTTTGAAACAAGCATTAGAAAAGAAAAAAGTAAAGTTGTGTTTGTTGGTAAGCAATTTCAGCAATCCATTAGGAAGTTGTATGCCCGATGAAAATAAAAAGGCTGTAGTGAAATTAATGGAGAAACATAATGTTCCATTAATTGAAGATGATTTATTTGGTGATTTGTATTTTGGAAATCATCGTCCTACTTGTTGCAAAACTTATGATGAAAGTGGTATCGTTTTATTATGCAGTTCTTTTTCAAAAACATTAGCACCGGGTTATCGTGTGGGTTGGATGGTTCCGGGTAGGTTCAAAGAAAAAGTTGCCCGAACAAAATATTACCATTCGCTTTACACCGCTTCTATTACTCACGAAGCCGTTGGAAGTTTTTTGGAAAATGATAGATATGAAAATCATTTACGAAAACTGAGGCACACACTACATAGAAACTCATTGCAGTTTTTGCGATGCATTAGTCAGTATTTTCCTGATGACGCAAAAGTTACAATACCTCAAGGTGGCTTGCATTTGTGGGTAGAGTTAAATAAGAAAACAGATACAGTTGAATTATACAATACTGCAATGGCTAACGGCATCAGTATTGCCCCAGGAAGAATGTTTACCTTACAAAATCAATACAACAATTGTTTGAAATTAAATTGCGGTTTGGTTTGGAGTGATAAAGTAGAAGGTGCTTTGAAGTTGTTAGGAAAGTTAGCAGCAAACTAA
- a CDS encoding SRPBCC domain-containing protein, translated as MENSPIILERLFNATPAKLWNALTDKNEMKKWYFDLPEFKAEIGFKFQFSGGPSPEKEYIHLCEITEMIHEKKLSYSWSYLGYSGISYVSFELFEQENKTLLRLTHRGIESFPKENLDFAIGNFKEGWNHIMNTSLSAYLKSFEQKV; from the coding sequence ATGGAAAATTCACCAATTATACTAGAACGACTTTTTAATGCCACACCAGCTAAGCTTTGGAATGCCCTTACAGATAAAAATGAAATGAAAAAATGGTATTTTGATTTGCCAGAATTTAAAGCTGAAATTGGATTTAAATTTCAATTTTCCGGCGGACCAAGTCCCGAAAAAGAATACATACATCTTTGTGAAATTACGGAAATGATTCATGAAAAAAAATTAAGCTATAGTTGGTCTTATTTAGGATATTCTGGTATATCCTATGTCAGCTTTGAACTCTTTGAACAAGAAAACAAAACGCTTTTAAGGCTTACACATCGTGGAATTGAAAGTTTTCCAAAAGAAAATCTTGATTTTGCTATCGGAAACTTTAAAGAAGGTTGGAATCACATTATGAACACTTCACTTTCGGCTTACCTGAAATCATTTGAACAAAAGGTATAG
- a CDS encoding pyridoxamine 5'-phosphate oxidase family protein — protein sequence MEFNKVLRGTKREMNDVENVHAILDAGFLCHVAFQHQGQTMMIPTAYGREEDDLYLHGSTKNFMLNQILDGQISCISVTHLDGIVLAKTLFDTSVNYRSVVLFGKAILLTDETERLKGMKIITENIVKGRWDEVKIGDENQLKATMVIRFTIEKASAKIRTGAPMGDVEIKDDVWSGEIPLAMKALQPMQDSKFGVVLEMSRSVKDYFEKNK from the coding sequence ATGGAATTTAACAAAGTATTACGAGGAACAAAAAGAGAAATGAATGATGTAGAAAATGTTCATGCGATTTTAGATGCAGGTTTTCTTTGCCATGTAGCATTTCAACATCAAGGCCAAACCATGATGATTCCTACTGCTTATGGCAGAGAGGAAGATGATTTATATCTCCATGGCTCAACCAAAAATTTTATGCTAAATCAAATATTAGACGGGCAAATAAGTTGCATTTCTGTAACTCATTTAGATGGAATTGTTTTAGCCAAAACATTATTTGATACTTCTGTAAATTATCGTTCAGTAGTTTTATTTGGCAAAGCTATTTTATTGACTGATGAAACCGAAAGATTGAAGGGGATGAAGATCATTACTGAAAATATTGTGAAAGGAAGATGGGATGAAGTGAAGATCGGTGATGAAAATCAATTGAAAGCAACTATGGTTATAAGATTCACTATTGAGAAAGCATCAGCAAAAATTAGAACCGGTGCACCCATGGGTGATGTGGAAATAAAAGATGACGTGTGGAGTGGTGAAATTCCACTGGCAATGAAAGCCTTGCAACCAATGCAAGACAGCAAGTTTGGAGTTGTGTTAGAAATGAGCAGAAGTGTGAAAGATTACTTTGAAAAAAACAAATAA